The sequence ggctctgctcagcctgaTGCAGGGCCCTTCTCCATCTGCCTCAGgacacacagccaggctggctgggagccagcagcccccagccctggcagccccagggccaccttTGCCCCCGGCCGGCGGGAGCTGAGCCCTGCGGCGCTGTGTGCACACACTGCCCGCATTCAtggagcagcaggaccagggcagcgCGGGGCAAGTCCTCCCCCAGGCTGCCAACAAAACGGGCATTCAGGGCCGGGCGCGGgcggctgccctgggcagaccTAGGCCATCTGCGAGGCCAGCAGGACGCGGCATTCCCTGCCAGGCCtcacagcctggggctgggggtcacAGATGCACCAGACGCGCTGCTCGCACGCAGGGCCAGCCCTTCCAGCATCCACGTGCTGGGCATGGCACAGCCGGGGGCACTGGGAGTGCCCAGGTGGTCGCTCCCGAGCTCCCTGCACTTGGCATGTCCCTCCATGTCCCACTGTGAGCAGAAAGCAGGGTCAGCCCTGTGGcagcgctcagggcagcagccaAGGACTGTCCTGAAGGAGGAGGTGACAGGAGCAGTGACAGGAGCAATGCCAGGAGCGTTAGGAGACCTGGGGACTGTGTCCATTGCAGCAAACACCAGCCAAGGGAGGTGGGTCCTCGGCTTTCCTCAGCAATATTTGGTTTACAGTTGGACTCAATCATGAGGGTGTTTTCCATCCTGAAGGACTCTGATTACACAGCTCACATCTgcctctgcccctgcagcccctcctcccccagcccccagaTGCAGAATGGGTCCAGGAGTgggtgctgccagctcccacTGACACCATCCGCCCCGGGCCGGTCCCGCTGTGCTGGGCAGAAACATCTGGTCCTGTTGGGAGCGTTCCAGGGCTCGGGGCCAGGgctccctctgcagcagcaccagccctgggccgtgccctgcagccagccagcagctgctcctccgTCCTCATCCCCACCCgggaaattatttatttgttgaGGAACGTCTTTTCCCAGGAAacctctgcagtgctgagggaCATCTTCAGTTACAAGGAGCAAATAAACAGTTTGAGTTTCcgagctctgagctctgcaaaCGCCAGTGTAAAGCCAGGGCTGGTGTCTGCAGCTGTGGGGGTCAgcgctgcagcagggcagggtcccACACTGAcccacagccaggcagcagagggGGACAGGGGCCACTGGGGCAGCATGGGCACTCTCTGGGGCTGGCTCCTAAAGAGAGAACCAGCACAGACCACCAGAGACCCCAGCCAGGACAGGCTCTGCCTTGCTCTCATGGCAGGAACAAGTGTTCTCCACCTGTGCCCTGAAGGAAGCTCATCACTTCACCTCTGTGTCCTCTCAATCACTCTGTTGTTCCTGGTCACTTAAAGGGCTGCTTGTCTGCAGGATGTCTCCTGTGACAGGACAGGGCAGTTCTGAAGGAAGGGCCAGACTGGTTGGTTCTGTCACAGAGCTGTGGGTGGATGGAGTAATTCAGCCCCAGGATTTAGTGCACTGCCAGAAACATGCTCACTCCTCAAATGGCTGCTGTGGGCTGTGCACAACCTGAAGCCTGAGCTGTTCTCCAGTACTGCCTCCCACTTCAGCATGGGGATGGCTCCTGATGTTCAGTGCCTGCTCAGTTGGGGTTTTCCCTGTTTTTGTGTTTCCCACCCTCTTGACTGGCATGGCAATGATCTGTACTGATTATTGGATCCTTGAGACAGCAGATCCTctctcagcagtgcagctgctcctgtggttgGGGTGGAAGGTGCCACCTGGAGCCACCCTGACATTGTCACCATCTCTGCAGTGCAGAGTTCAGGCCGTGTTTGCTTTGCTGTTGTCAGgaaggctggcagagctgccaggctcCCCTCAGCCACaatgctggagcagcacagggcacacagCTCTCCAAAGAGCAGCCCAAAGGCAGCCAGGCAGGATCTGGCAGCAgccacctgccccagcctgccCCTGCCTCTCTGGCACCAGGCTCCTGGGATGGGAGTGAGCAGATCTGGGATCCTCACGGGGgtgctcctgctcccctggagcagctctgccagccccagcaggacacccagacagacacacagcccTGTGACcctgcctgggagcagagcccagcccaggagccgTTCCCACACGCAGCTCGCCTGGCCCAGCACTGTGCCAGCCCGGCTCCTCTCGCTGCCAGGCACGTCCCATCCACCCTGCTCCAAACGGGACAaagccacacacagcccaggtgacatcacagcacagccacccctCGCAATGCCGCCATGTAGGGGAAATTCTCTGCACTGCACGGGACTAGGCCTCCCTGGATAAAACTAGCTGGAGGCTTAAGAATCCTTAATTGAGGGAGCAGAATTAAGATCGTTTTCCTAAACAGAATCTGGATCCAATCTAGGAACTCCCTAATGGATAGGGAGTTTTTTATGTTCGAGTGCATTGGCTGCACTAATAGAAACCATGAGTGCTGCAGCCCTCAcgctccagcagcactgtggaACTCTTCCTCACAATCAGGACCAAAAAAGGCTTTTGGAactgcagctccatccctgaGTCCCAAAGTACTCCATGGGGGACAAAGACAAACCATTTAACCCGTGCTGTGCTTTGCAGGTATAAAGAAGTGTGGAATTGTGAGGCCAGGGATGCCCTGGGAGCTCAGACCTTTTTCACACCCTGAGctctcctgccctcagcagcaccCACACCCACACCGAGAACACCTGGTCTGACAccatcccctgccccaggggGCTCTTGGGAGCGGCCCAGGGATCTGAACCCAGTGCTGACAAGTTTCCATGATGCCCCATAAAATCCCTCAACTAATTAACTTCTTTCTAGTAACCCTTCAACACTGGCACAAGATAAAATTTTAAACTGTCAAATACTTCTTGCAGGTTTGGACGAACCAGCCTCACAGACCTGTACCCACCCACTGCCTGTTCCTCAGAGGAAAATAAACTGCCAGGTCCGTATCTCCATTAGCAGTTGCAGTTCTAACACTTGGTGTGAACCCTCCCATTTCCCTCCATGAagctgatgggtttttgggctctTTACCCACCACCCCCAAAGAAACCAGCAGTGACACTTTCAATCCAAACTGCATTTAATGAGCCAGGCCAGCCCTGGTGCAGCTGGCTCAGGGCTATGCCTTGATGGCGAATTTCCTGGCCGGGTACAATCgctccttcctctgctgcttcTTGGTCTTGAGGTTCTCCTCGTGCTTGTTGAGCCTGCGCCGCATGGCCCGCGTCTTCTTGGGCCGCAGGTCCAGGGGCTTGTACTTCTTGCCCTGTTTGCAAAGACACCAgcagctgagctcctgccccagcccctttCCCTGGGACTATcactgcagagctcaggagaCTCCTCCCCACACCAGTGGATTGGGACTTCTGTAGCAGCTCTCACTCAGGTTTAAGTAAGGCCGAATCTTACAAGCCCCACTTATCCAGCATCTCTtgaaacagtattttttccccacccaATATGATCTAATTCAAACTCCAGGAAGTGATATTCTAATAATTACAGAACCATATAGAATTAAAGAATTCTTGGTCACCTGCGAGATGAATAAATTGAAAGTAAGAGTATCTGCATTTCTGCAAACCCACTTCTGCATCCCAGCGAGTCCACCCCACCCCACAGAAGGGATGCTCCTGCAAAAGCAGACTCACACCAAGCTTGCAGAACTCTTgcactaataaaaaaaaagctaaaaagcaACCATGAGCAGAGAACTTTAAACTGAACATAAATTAGTTTTTCATTGAGTTTTAAGCTTTTAAGTAGCAATCCTTCCCACGAACTTAGTCACTGTGAATGGCAAGAGTGTAAAGGAAAAGGGCTGTCCTTACCTTGTAGAACTTCCTCAAGTTCTCCTTCTGGGTCTGGTTGATGACAGTCAACACTCTGGCAATGGATTTGCGCACCACGCGGCTGCGGGTGGGAAAGAGAGGGGtgtgagcacagcctgcagggaccgACCCGGGGTACGGAGCCCGTGTGCCCCGGACCCCTCACACTGCACCCCGCTACAGCCAGCGCCGGCAGCGCCCGCCTCAGCGGCTCCGAGCAGCGGCACTCCCCGGCCCGCGGGCCTGCCGAGCCGTGCCGCTCTTCCAGCGGGTTTTCGGGTTTGTTTTCACCGCGCACCGCCAGCACAGCCTGCGACCGCAGCCCCCGGGCACGGCACAcgcggggcccgccggccctgCTCCGctccccggccctgccccgctgcccggcCCCACTCACATCTTGGACAGCTTGGACGCGGCCCCGCCGGTCACTTTGGCCACGCGCAGCTGCGACAGCTCCACCTTCAGGTCCTCCAGctgcttcagcagctcctccttcttcttcccgCGCAGGTCTCGGGCCTTGATCTTGGCCTGCGATCGGCGGACAGGCCGTCAGTGCCCCCGCCCGAGCCCCGGGCCCGCATCCCGCCCACCCTCAGCCCCCGCGGCGCCGAGATGCGGGCCCGGGGGGGATCCCCGGGTGCCGTTCCCGCGGGATGCCGGCGGATCCCCGGGTGCGGATCCCCGGGTGCCGCTCCCGCGGGATGCCGGCGGATCCCCGTGCCATTCCCCCTGGATGCCGGCGGATCCCGGTGCCGTTCCCCCGCGATGCCGGCGGATTCCCGGCGCGCGGCCCAGCTCTCTCACCatggcgggcggcgcggggcggaaAGGCGGAAGCGGCGCAGGGAGAGGGGCGGTGCTGCGGAAGGACCGTACCAAGGCGCGCTGGGCGGGGGAGGAGCCGCGCCCCCCGCGGGTGGTGCGGCCGCGGCGCTGACAGGCAGGGCGGGCGGCTCGGCCGGCCCCGGGCGCTGGGgccgcagccccgcgggagCCGCTCGCCGCTGCGGCGGCCGCCCCCGCTCTCTGTccgccgccggagcccgggCAGGGCGCAGCCGGTGTTCTCGCGCTGGCCGAGGTGCGGCACTCTTACACCGGCAGTGATGGGGACGTGATGGCGGGTGGGGCGGGAGCGGCACCGcggagcaggggcagggccgTGTGCGCAGGCGGCCGCGcgggacggacggacggacagacagacagacggGCTGGTCTCGCTccccgcggcgccgccgccgtATCCAAGCAGCCGCCGCGCCTCACCGGCAGCGCGCGGCGGGGCGGAGCCTCTCGATTGACGGCCGGCGCAGCCAATCAGAGCGCCTTCTCGCCGTTAGTCTGGGCGCGCGGCCAATAGGAGCGCACGGGGGCGGGGCTGGCCGGCGCGGACCGGCGCGAGGCGGCAGCCGCGCTCCCCGAACCTCGGCGGCGCTGCGGCCGCGCCCGGACCGGGACCGTGCTCGGGACCGGCGGGTGCGGACGGTGAGCGGGACCGCCCGGCAGCGCCtgccccgctccggcccggccTCCAGGTGCGGGGggcggagcggcggcgcgggcggacgcgggcggggcggcggcgggggcgggcgggagcggcggcggctgcgggcgCCTCGGGGCAggcccggcggcggcgcgcCCCTCACCGCGGTCTCGCCCCCGCAGAGCTCCGGGCCCGGCGGAGGAGCCCCGCCGCGCGTGGGAGCCCAGGTAAGGCGGCAGGTGCGGGCGGGGGCCCCGGAGCATCccccggcggcgcggcgggtCCGTGCCCGGTGCCGCGGTGAGGGGCGGCGCGGGCGGCAGCTGCCGCGGCCCGGCGGTGGCGGCACGGCGCCGTGCTCGCCGCTGTCTTTGCCGCTAACGGAGGCGAGGAGCACGATGTGACACGTCTAACGCTtaggcctgggctggcagcgACCCCCTCCTTATGAACTTCTCCGTTGCTCGCGCTGCCTTCCCGCCCGCGGCGGGCGAGGCTCTCGGTGTGGAGCGGCCGAGAGTGTCGGTGTGGAGCGGCCGCGGCTCTCGGTGTGCAGCAGTCCAGGCTCTCGGTGTGCAGCAGTCCAGGCTCTCGGTGTGGAGCGGCCGCGGTTCTCGGTGTGGAGCGGCCGCGGTTCTCGGTGTGGAGCAGCCCGGGCTCTCGGTGTGGAGCGGCCGCGGCTCTCGGTGTACAGCAGTCCAGGCTCTCGGTGTGGAGCAGCCCGGGCTCTCGGTGTGGAGCAGCCCGGGCTCTCGGTGTGGAGCGGCCGCGGTTCTCGGTGTGCAGCAGTCCAGGCTCTCGGTGTGGAGCAGCCCGGGCTCTCGGTGTGCAGCAGCCCGGGCTGTCGGTGTGG is a genomic window of Passer domesticus isolate bPasDom1 chromosome 18, bPasDom1.hap1, whole genome shotgun sequence containing:
- the RPL35 gene encoding large ribosomal subunit protein uL29, whose product is MAKIKARDLRGKKKEELLKQLEDLKVELSQLRVAKVTGGAASKLSKIRVVRKSIARVLTVINQTQKENLRKFYKGKKYKPLDLRPKKTRAMRRRLNKHEENLKTKKQQRKERLYPARKFAIKA